From Oreochromis niloticus isolate F11D_XX linkage group LG15, O_niloticus_UMD_NMBU, whole genome shotgun sequence:
CTGGgaaggtcagttcatgtctgaTAGTGctcttctgtgtgtttttctacacTGGCAGAGTGTTTGAGATCATTGCCATGGTGAAAAAGGAAGGCACTGACAATCAAATGCTTTCCAGATGCATTGCATGGCAGATCAAAAACTGATGGTTCTTTTCTGTGCCCATAATACTATAAATATTGACAAGATCCCCaccaccactggctgaaatgcagcctcCAACCATGACAGAGAATCCACAGTGTTTTACACTTGGCTGTGGACACTCACTGCTGGACCTCTCTCATAACTCCTGAACATATTGGCAGTGATTCACTTCATAAGACTTGTTGTCACTAATTTTCAGTGctgttcttgtgtaatttgtcaTGCTTCAGGCTTTTCTTACTGAAGCTTTAGTAAACGATAGCTGCATTACTGAGGGGTCAGATGTATTTCTCAGGTCTTATGTCATGTCTTTGCTGGattgtcttttgttttattcCTTAAGGACATAACTTTCAGACACTGTTAATCTTTTGTGCcctaaataattttttttaggcCTGTTGGCCTGGTTTCCTTAGATATGGCACATTTTCAACTAatatttcttttgttgttgcaaaaatccttttttatgcctgtcaaacagtgtttttgtctttgacattttttgtattatattttgCAACAGACTCTTAGTTATAAAGGTCTCAAGACCACTTTTGAAAATCCCAACAAGGGCTGGCTTCTTGGTAATaaagcatatttttaaatgaagggtggcttttgcacaactctgtatACGGATGTATATCCAACACTTTAACTTGTGCTTTATGTCCCACATCCTATGCACCGTCCCACAAAAATAACAGTTCAAGTATAAATAGAAACAAGGATGTTTCTGCAGCGTAAATCAAGCTGTACAATAACCAGGTGGTATCTTTCCTCTACATAAAAcaatttatttgctttttaatcttttctacgtgtttgttattttttatttttaaaaatcaatattATAGTAAATCCTtgatagagaaaaaaaactgttgctgATTAGCTCTTACGTTGTCTTTATTCTAGATTTCAGATCTTAAAGCAGCTCGGCAGCTGGCGTCCGAGGTCACGTCCAAAGGAGCATCCTTATATGACTTACTGGGGAAGGAGGTGGACTTAAGGGTGAGGGGAAAACATGGATATGGTTTTAAGAAACGGTGACTAACTTAACTAACATTTTAATCTTCAGCTGTTCAAATATGAGTGCTGGTGAGCTCAGTTACAtgagttgtttttgtgttttttttacagtaaatatAATTTCAGATGAACATAGCTGTACAATTATAGGGCTGTCTCTTTGAAAGACATCATTCAGTAGCACAGAGGTTTTCTTTGCTgtctttattttcactttgctcACAGGAAATGAGAAGTGCAGCCATTGCCAGACCTCTGGAGATCAATGAGACTGAAAAGGCCCTGAGAGCTGCCATCAAGGAGGTTTTGGTCTGTAATTTTCATGGCAGACTTCATCAACATTCACAGGGGACATACTTATACCTCTCAAGTGCTGTAATGCTGACTCTGTTGCTATGTCTTTGTGTTGAAGAAAAGTGTGGATAAGACCAAAGACATGCTGGATAACGTTGTTTCTGATGAGGCCACTCTGGATGGCAAGATAGAAAAGAAGAAGCAGGAGTTGGAGAGGAATCGGAAAAGGCTCCAGACCCTGCAGAGTGTCAGGTGGGTATGAAGTTTTCTCTCCTCAACtaaaaacaaatctttaaaCAAAACTTTGACAAACAGGTTGTTCTTCCTTAACCTCTTAGACCAGCGTTCATGGATGAATACGAGAAGATCGAGGAAGATCTGCAGAAACATTATGAGACCTACGTGGAGAAGTTCAGaaacctctcctttctggagtCTCAGCTTAATGAGTACCACAGACTGGAACAGGAGAGGTTTGAGGTGCGTGAATATACAatatgcaaaatattttttctcaaATCTTCTACAAATGAATGTCCCATAAAATTCCTTATATATGACTAACATTCATACATCTCCTTTAACAGGTTGTTAATTTGTCCCGGTCATGCACATGCAAACTTTATGTCTgtatgttgttttctttctctgctgcAGGAAGCTGAAAACACTCTGAGGTTAATGCAGAACAAACTGAGAGAAGAGGAAAGGGAGCTGATGAAGAGTTCCTGTaagataaacaaacacacagagttgAAGATAAAAATGTGTCGCACAATCCCATCCAAACCTTTCTATAACTTTGCACACTACTTTCATACGATATTTCCTCTGCAGTGAAAGACGAGGACTCGGACATTGACGTTCCAGAGGATGAAGGTTCAGACAGTGACATGGAGGAATTGCGTCCCGCTAAGCCACATCTCACACGAAACGGCCTCATGACAGGTATGCAGACTGGGAATAGCCACATCAATGTTATGGTCAATTCTCACCTGCATAAACTGAAGCCATTATTTAAGTAAATGGTCTGGTTGTTTACTGtgtctaagtgctttctatcaaacattcacacacattcatgctgCAGTGTTTAATGTAAACACTGATTGGTTCTCAAAGCCATGCAATAACAACTCCTTTCACGTTCCTTGAACATTGCCTCCTTGCGTCCTTCCTTTAGGCAGAGGAGCACGTTTCATCGGGAACATGCAGGGTGGTGACAGTGATGAGGTTAGTAATCTTTTAACTTCCTCggtttctttttctcctcttttgctGAGCTATACTTGAGTTCTTTTGTGTTGATTTTGGCTTGCAGGTGTCCCAGATGGTGCTCACTGCTCATGACTTGCactttaacctttatttttcatttctagCTGATTCTCCTGTTCAGTCTCTGATCAGTTTCTCTCCCGTTTTTGGTTTCCAACTTGTTATCTAAGGCCCTTTTAGCTGTTTCCAGAACGTCATTCCCCCATAAGAAAAAACACCGGAAAGGAAAGGTTTGTGCCGGACCAAGATCTAGTTCACTCCCCTTTTCCTCTTCGTGGatctaaaagaaaaatccaTTCTCAAATCCTCATACAGTAGGGAATATCCCACATGACATAGCCTGATGATTATTTTCAAGATTCCTACTCCAGATAGAAAAACAGAAGTGGGTCCAAAGCCTTTTTAAAgccctttttttaaacatttatttctgttatttccaTTAGCAGTCTTGTGATTTCAatgcacacatatatatatatatatatatatatatatatatatatatatatatatatatatatatatatatatatatatatatgtatatatatatgtgtgtgtgtgtgtatacatatatatatatatgtgtgtgtatatatatatatatattgtatcaTACCATTAGTAAGGTTTATGATACAGTGTATAAGTGAGAAGGCAAAAGGCAGACCAAAGAAGGGAAAGAAATCATTGCACACTGATGTAGCTACAGGCATAGAACTGTTTCTCATCCAGAGGagattttaaccatttcattttttaactaTGATGGTGTGTCTGAGTTGGATTACAGGGTGGATTTTTCATGTACTGCAGGAGCTCCCTTTAAACGAGTCATGGACGTGGTTATGCCCCCACACCCACATCCCTTTTCTGATGAAAATAGCGATTTCTGTTGTGGTTTCACGTTTTGTGTTGGAAATATTTTCAGTCGTTCATTGGACTGGACTCTGATTGTTGTGGTTATTATTCACTGCTGTTCCCAGACTGAAGATAGTGAGATTGATGTGGACGAGGATGATGAGGAAGATGACgaaggtgaggaggaggagagcaaGGATTTGGAGGACGACAGCTTGGAGGGCCCCATATCCAGGGGTCCTCGACCCTCAAGAGGGGGTATGAGGCCCCCCCTGCTTGAGGAAAGCGACAATGACTTCTGAATAAAGAACAGTCACACATGATGAGCTCCAGCTATGTTTGTATTCCAGCTCTAGTTAGACCGTCCAAGAAATATGCATTACTATTTCACAGCGTGCTGTTTTTGAAACCTAATTGTCAATATAGTTCATGTTCTTTGATATTTGAGTAAAATATTTatcataataaaatattaaatattgtattttaaCATGTGCTCTGTGTGTTATGACATTTTATTGTTCTCTGGGTGATTCAACCATATTTTGAAATTGTATACTTTATACTGCACAGCATTTGAGTAGTTTTCACACCGCTGTAGCCATTACATAAATGACTAGTGATGAAGAATCTGTTAGGTTTGTTTAGTTTATGTGctcaaaatatgacaaaaaattAGAAATATAGGGATAAATGAaaggtggagaaaaaaaaggaactgTTGCAATTCTGAAGATTTGCAGCAGTCAGTGCTTGATGTAAGTATGTAAGGTTCATTGATTACCTACAGTGATGCAAAGTCTGGTGAGGTGGATTAAAAAACAAGCCTCATTTACCCTGgacattaaagacaaaactaagATGGCCACAGTCAAATGGCAAAACTGGGTTTACCTGTATAAGCCAACTGGCTGGTCTACACCACGGCTGCAGTGATCAtggagatgcttggctacaagatgaacagccacaaggagcagtaTCCTTCATAGAGAAGGAGACTAGAGGCCAAGATCAAGGTAGCACAGAGGGAAGTTAACCAACTATCAGAGCTGAAGAAAGGGGTGTCTAAAACGTGGCAGCACAAATAAACCAGCTGCTAGAAGATGAGacacacccggaatggctaactgaaggccagacagtcctgatccccaagcATCCCTAGAAGAGGCCGGTTTCATCCAACTACTGGAAAATAACAGAGTTAAAATACCACTTTAGAGACTGAATAAGTGATCCTGCCAAGATACAATTTTTAACCTTCTGGTTAATGTTGGCTTCACTCCCTATAATGTCAGGCTTTCGACACTGAAAAGTGTTAAAATTAAATTCTGAGAAAGAATTACATTGCACACAATAAATTTTCCCAAAAAGGATATTTATTTTGTCATCAAAAAAAATTGTTAAGAGGGTACAA
This genomic window contains:
- the cluap1 gene encoding clusterin-associated protein 1 homolog; translated protein: MSFRDLRNFTEMMRALGYPRLISMENFRTPNFSLVAEILKWLVKRYEPQSDVPTDVDTEADRIFFIKAVAQFMATKAHIKLNTKRLYQADGYAVKEMLKITSVLYSAMKTKQMALGDKVEQDNSKFKFDLGSRISDLKAARQLASEVTSKGASLYDLLGKEVDLREMRSAAIARPLEINETEKALRAAIKEVLKSVDKTKDMLDNVVSDEATLDGKIEKKKQELERNRKRLQTLQSVRPAFMDEYEKIEEDLQKHYETYVEKFRNLSFLESQLNEYHRLEQERFEEAENTLRLMQNKLREEERELMKSSLKDEDSDIDVPEDEGSDSDMEELRPAKPHLTRNGLMTGRGARFIGNMQGGDSDETEDSEIDVDEDDEEDDEGEEEESKDLEDDSLEGPISRGPRPSRGGMRPPLLEESDNDF